From a region of the Primulina eburnea isolate SZY01 chromosome 7, ASM2296580v1, whole genome shotgun sequence genome:
- the LOC140835839 gene encoding uncharacterized protein: protein MREQFLALEELPKVKEATQEKLEEEKCPEIITSSPVLKELPSHLCYAFLDCYSSGGSREDNIHVPLWNGYQEKNLILNWEKCYFMVQEGIVLGHKVSSKGLEVFEKIKKALVTAPIIIVPDWKDPFELMCDSSDYAINLYASQTMDVAQQNYRTTEKEMIAVVFTFDKFRPYLIGTKMIRRCVAEEEAKVILEQCHSSPYGGHFGASRTTANVLQSGFYWHNFFKDSYTLAKSCDRCQRVGNISRHHEFLLTNILEVELFDVWAIATNTNDARVIAKLVHGNIFTRFGTPRAIISDEGTHFCNKIFNSLLTKYDVMHKVTLTYHPQANGQAEVSNWEIKQILEKTVKTNRKDRALKLDDALWAYRTAYKSPIGMSPYRLVFGKAYHLPMELDHINLCTVKKLNFDMEVSREQR, encoded by the exons ATGAGAGAGCAATTTTTAGCTCTTGAAGAGTTGCCGAAGGTTAAGGAAGCCACTCAGGAGAAGTTGGAAGAAGAAAAGTGTCCAGAGATAATAACTTCATCCCCTGTTTTGAAGGAATTGCCAAGCCATCTTTGCTATGCTTTCTTGG ATTGCTATAGCAGCGGAGGATCAAGAGAAGACAACATTCACGTGCCCCTATGGAAC GGATATCAAGAAAAGAACTTAATtcttaattgggagaagtgttattttatggtccaagagggtaTTGTTCTTGGACATAAAGTTTCTTCTAAGGGATTAGAG GTATTTGAGAAAATCAAGAAGGCATTGGTGACAGCACCAATCATTATAGTGCCAGATTGGAAAGATCCCTTCGAGTTGATGTGCGATTCTAGTGATTATGCA ATTAATCTCTATGCAAGTCAAACCATGGATGTTGCACAGCAAAATTATAGAACTACTGAAAAGGAGATGATTGCAGTAGTGTTTACATTTGACAAGTTTAGACCCTATTTGATTGGCACAAAG ATGATTAGAAGATGCGTAGCGGAGGAAGAAGCGAAAGTTATTCTTGAACAATGCCACTCTTCACCATATGGTGGTCACTTTGGAGCATCAAGAACAACAGCAAATGTATTACAGTCTGGTTTTTATTGGCATAATTTTTTCAAAGATAGTTATACCTTAGCCAAgtcatgtgatagatgccaaagggttggcaatatttctagacACCATGAGTTTTTATTGACCAACATTTTGGAAGTCGAACTTtttgatgtttggg caattgccaccaatactaatgatgctcgagtgATTGCTAAGCTTGTTCACGGGAACATCTTCACAAGATTTGGGACACCAAGAGCCATAATTAGTGATGAAGGTACACATTTttgtaataaaatttttaactccCTTTTGACTAAATATGATGTGATGCATAAGGTGACCCTGACATACCACCCACAAGCAAATGGACAAGCCGAAGTATCCAACTGGGAGATTAAGCAGATATTGGAGAAAACTGTGAAGACAAATCGGAAGGATCGGGCACTGAAGCTGGATGATGCCTTATGGGCATACAGAACTGCATACAAGTCACCTATTGGGATGTCACCCTATAGGTTGGTCTTTGGTAAGGCCTATCACTTACCAATGGAATTGGATCACATAAATTTGTGTACCGTGAAAAAGCTCAACTTTGACATGGAAGTATCTCGTGAGCAgcgttga
- the LOC140835840 gene encoding uncharacterized protein has translation MQSCNLRSGRELEAEKSKENEKNEKKVEEDECENGKENKVEESRIETEVERIPILKLTLPYTQRFRKKIIDYQFAKFLEIFEKIYINIPFADTLEQMSNCAKFIKDMMSKKSKLLEFETMKLTEECSAILQMKLPQKLKELGSFTVPCIIGGTHVNKLYVILERLGEVKPTTITLQLTDRSLTYPREIVEDVLVKVDKFIFSAGFLILDMEEGQDAPLIFGRPFLAIGKALIDVHKGELTLRVFGEAVIFDINKAIKGNDEVTTSKSIDIIDSCFDEIGIGHRVEDPL, from the exons atgcaaagtTGTAACttgagaagtggaagagaaCTTGAGGCTGAAAAATCCAAAGAGAATGAGAAAAACGAGAAGAAAGTTGAAGAGGATGAATGTGAAAATGGAAAGGAGAATAAGGTTGAGGAGTCTCGGATTGAAACTGAAGTTGAACGGATTCCTATACTAAAACTGACTCTTCCATACACACAGAGATTTAGGAAGAAGATTATTGATTatcaatttgcaaaatttttggagattttcgAGAAGATTtacatcaacattccatttgctgataCTTTGGAGCAAATGTCAAACTGtgcaaagttcatcaaagatATGATGTCAAAGAAGAGTAAGTTGCTGGAGTTCGAGACAATGAAGTTGACcgaagagtgtagcgccattCTCCAAATGAAGCTACCACAAAAACTAAAAGAACTAGGGAGTTTTACTGttccttgcattattggtggtACTCATGTTaataagctttatgtgatcttggagaga CTTGGGGAGGTAAAACCAACCACTATAACTTTGCAACTTACAGATAGGTCACTCACATATCCTCGTGAAATTGTTGAAGATGTTTTGGTAAAGGTTGACAAGTTTATCTTCTCTGCCGGTTTTCTAATACTTGATATGGAGGAAGGTCAAGATGCTCCATTGATTTTTGGGCGACCCTTCTTAGCCATTGGAAAAGCATTGATAGATGTACACAAAGGAGAACTCACCTTGAGAGTTTTTGGGGAAGCTGTGATATTTGACATCAATAAGGCTATTAAAGGTAATGACGAGGTGACTACTAGTAAAAGCATTGATATAATTGACTCTTGTTTTGATGAGATTGGTATAGGTCATAGAGTAGAAGATCCATTATAA